AAACGATCTCGCTACCTCAGGCAAATGTCCTGGTAATGGTGACGCCGGGCAGGGTGCTAGCGTACAATATGAAACCCATGGCACTAGTTGCAAGCCACGAGAGAACTCCCGAGtccattgaagaatttggTTTGAACAGGTCCATCACTCAGTCTGTAGCATTGGATAGACATGTTGGGGGCCTGAATAATCAAACACAATCCAACAGCTTAGCTTGGAATCAGGGAAAAATCGTCTTTTATGTTGCTACAGATAAGAGCTTCCTGCTAACATATCAAATATTGAAGAGCTCTGCTAACATAACGACATTCAAGGATTATGGGATTCCAATTATCGATTTCGGGAAACTTAGCGAAGATCTGGAGCAAGAATACGACGATTCGGTAGACGATGATATTCTAACAGTCTTTGAGAAAGGCAAGACTTCCAAAATCATTCAAAATGGTTACGCTGTGACGAAGGAAAAGGGATTTTTACAATTCTTGTCGGTGAATCAGGAAAACCTCGATGAGCTGCCGGTTAGAAGACTCGAGTTGCGTCTGAAAGTTGTACTGAAATTCGACTACAGGATCATTGATATAATTAGTTTCAAACGACTGTCAGAGAAAGACGAAAAGGCTGAGGAGAGCTTACTTGTTCTGTTTCCCCATGGATTACAGTTGCTGAGTCTAGAAAActtcaagctgaaaaactctTCACTTGTTCAATTAACAAATGGAAGCAGGATATGTATAATTCAGGACCAACTTCTCGTTGTAGCGCAACCTTCGGACCACAAAGCAGTTTTGATTAACAACATTAAGATTAACGAGCAAAAAGTAGACGTGGCAGAATTTCCTGTTGAAGCTAAACTAACAACATGCTTCGAACTCAAAGGAAAGATGGCGTTGGTTTGCGGAGGCACTTTAGTGTATTACAACCCGCAGACCAATGAACTTGACTACAAGTTCAAAGTTCCATTTCCTGTCAAGATTTGTGGAAAACTGAACGATGAAACACTCATCTTAATATCAAGAACCAATGTGATGCACTTCATGACGCCGTTCGGTAACGCCTTGTTTTCCTCCGCTGGAGACAGTGAGTTCGAAGAGCCTTCCTCAAGTTTCGAATACTCAGGATTTGCGTACGTGGATAAATTGCTAGTATCGGTTTCTAGCTCAGGTGAATATCAAATGTGGGATTTGTGGGAAGAGGCGAAACAGGGGTTTTCAGATGCCCGCTCACCAGTTAGCTACGTCCTGCAGAACAACAAAAATGATATTGCAATCTACTCGCCAGCCAAAGGCTCTTCGGCCGCACAGGACTTGATGCAAGTAATAAAGTTGCCCACTAGGGCTATCAACAACTGCGTTCCTCTTATTAAAATTAGTTCAAACAATAAACTCATGGCGGTCTATGTCTCGAATAAAAACATTCTGCTAATCCAAAATCTAGAGACAAATGTGTGGTATACCTTCAAGGAGATGACAGTTCTGGATATGCATTGGTTGAGCAGTACATACTTGCTATGTGCTATCAAAAGAGATGATTGGACGACTTCCGTTCAATGCTTTAGGCTGAATCTTCAAGGACTTGACAGTTCTGATATTGCCAAATACAAAATATGGGAATATCAATTACAGGCGCCGGTTGAACGGCTTAGACTACAAGTGAGCTTATTCCATAAGCAcaaattgctgaagatTAAATCACGAGAAAATTCTGAGCTGGAGAAATATGGGGAAAAATTCTACAAGACAGCAGAAGTAATAATAACTACTAGTGATAAGATAGTAATATTTGCGATCTTGtcaattcttcatcctAGCGGTATCCACATTATAAAAAAATTTCATGAACATGCGAAGATTACTATCCCATCTCCAATTTTAACGGAATCTATCGATTGGGctgccagcttcaaagatggaCTCATTTACTGTTCTGATAATAGGATCATGAAAGCCAGCGAAATCAGCGGAAGTGGCTGGACAACAACAGTGCTATTAGAAGAGGTGGAGCGAATAATAGACATTCTCTCCGATGAAATTTACGTAGTCAGCGGACACTGCAAACTGTTCTATAAGATTGATGACTTATGGGAAAAAAGACCGCCTCTATTATCGATCCGCTTAGAAGATGACTATTATCCTATTTCGGTGTCCCCAGACGCAACCACGATACATGGGTTGAGTTGCGTCTTCCACAACGACTACTCCAAGCTGATAATCAAACATAAGATATACCTTGATCAAATGATCTCCGCGAAGATAGCTCAAAATGTCAGCTTGCAAGATATATCAACCGAGTTCCGCCCGATAAAACATTATAACTTTGCGCTGGAAAAGATACTTTCGCTCAAGATCCTCGCTAGCGAGCCCTTAGATCAGATTATAGAACTGGTGAAACTATGTGATAGTCCCCAAAATTGGGAAGCGAGCGGATTTAACCCTCATAGTGACATGCTGGAGATAATCAGTAACTGTCTGCGGAAAATTGAAGCGAAACACTGGAACCAACTCTTTTCTAATTTGAAAATGACACCTCGCGAACTTTTAGCCAGGTGCCTCGAGGGAAATGAGGCTAAGATCATCGGTGTATTATTACTTGTCTTCCTCAATTACGACGTCGAACTTGTGGATGACCTGAGAAGCGACAAAGTAGATGACGATAGCGATAGCACAGTGCCATCAGAGGGCAAGGATTCTGCTGTTGCGGATCTTATAAGGGATCAAGAGATGATGCTGAAAGTGCTCAGGCTCCTCGTAACGAGCGCTGCGAATGCGGAAGACAGTGCTACGGCTGCAGAATCATGGGACATGTGTTTCCAATTAATAAGACTTCTGAAAGAGCTCGATAAGCAGAACAAAACCCAACTGGTTCAACAAGCGCTGCAGATGTTTCAATAGCCTTATATAAGTTCAATACCTCGAGACTGTGATCAGGATCACGTGCCGAGTCCTGCTTGGCACGGCGGCTAATTGAAAGCTGATTGATTATACAAACATACAGTCCACTGCCACAACACAAAGTCGGTCTAAACACTATTTGCATTAACCATAATTGAAATGAGATGAAGTACCGGAGGTTAAGAGGCTACAGCACGACTGAAGCGGGTCTCCAACCACCGCAGAGAGCGCGGACCGAGGACGCAATAATAGACTCATGAGATCAGGTTAGACAAGACTACCAGCGCATCTGAAATGGAATTTGACAGCTAAGCAAATCAAATGAAGCCGATTGATCCagtttgaagaagaaagctaaTATGAACCACATCACATGACTTTTATCCAATGAAGACCTAGTAAAAGTTCATAGTGCTGGCGAGAGAGCTCTCTGACCGATAAACGCACACTTTGAGCTATGCTGGAAAAAATCAGCTTACCGCAGGAGAGCTAAACGGCATAGA
Above is a genomic segment from Torulaspora globosa chromosome 1, complete sequence containing:
- the RIC1 gene encoding Ric1p (ancestral locus Anc_2.402) — protein: MSRHLWPLSPPQTCKINDSIHALANNEVNNNDILQTISLPQANVLVMVTPGRVLAYNMKPMALVASHERTPESIEEFGLNRSITQSVALDRHVGGLNNQTQSNSLAWNQGKIVFYVATDKSFLLTYQILKSSANITTFKDYGIPIIDFGKLSEDLEQEYDDSVDDDILTVFEKGKTSKIIQNGYAVTKEKGFLQFLSVNQENLDELPVRRLELRLKVVLKFDYRIIDIISFKRLSEKDEKAEESLLVLFPHGLQLLSLENFKLKNSSLVQLTNGSRICIIQDQLLVVAQPSDHKAVLINNIKINEQKVDVAEFPVEAKLTTCFELKGKMALVCGGTLVYYNPQTNELDYKFKVPFPVKICGKLNDETLILISRTNVMHFMTPFGNALFSSAGDSEFEEPSSSFEYSGFAYVDKLLVSVSSSGEYQMWDLWEEAKQGFSDARSPVSYVLQNNKNDIAIYSPAKGSSAAQDLMQVIKLPTRAINNCVPLIKISSNNKLMAVYVSNKNILLIQNLETNVWYTFKEMTVLDMHWLSSTYLLCAIKRDDWTTSVQCFRLNLQGLDSSDIAKYKIWEYQLQAPVERLRLQVSLFHKHKLLKIKSRENSELEKYGEKFYKTAEVIITTSDKIVIFAILSILHPSGIHIIKKFHEHAKITIPSPILTESIDWAASFKDGLIYCSDNRIMKASEISGSGWTTTVLLEEVERIIDILSDEIYVVSGHCKLFYKIDDLWEKRPPLLSIRLEDDYYPISVSPDATTIHGLSCVFHNDYSKLIIKHKIYLDQMISAKIAQNVSLQDISTEFRPIKHYNFALEKILSLKILASEPLDQIIELVKLCDSPQNWEASGFNPHSDMLEIISNCLRKIEAKHWNQLFSNLKMTPRELLARCLEGNEAKIIGVLLLVFLNYDVELVDDLRSDKVDDDSDSTVPSEGKDSAVADLIRDQEMMLKVLRLLVTSAANAEDSATAAESWDMCFQLIRLLKELDKQNKTQLVQQALQMFQ